The following proteins are co-located in the Sporolactobacillus pectinivorans genome:
- a CDS encoding phage capsid protein: MALDAFIPKIWSARLLLALQNTLVFGQLNVVNRDYEGEISAQGDTVNIQEIGDVTIGDYTKNTNMSDPETLDGDTRQLVITQSKFFNFQVDDVDKAQQNPKVMDAAMQKAGYGLRNVADKFIASHYTDASNTIGTDAAPSSVDKTTAYEALVDLSTKLDEADVPEQGRYVVIPPWYEGLLLKDDRFVKSGDMNSAIRLLNGQVGQAAGFSILKSNNAPHIPAGSGVLDNYKIIAGHAMALSFAEQINSVEAYRPEKRFADAVKGLHMYGCKTVHPEALAVLSAARPA; the protein is encoded by the coding sequence ATGGCACTAGACGCATTTATTCCAAAAATCTGGAGTGCACGGCTGTTGCTTGCACTGCAGAATACGCTTGTTTTTGGTCAGCTGAATGTGGTCAATCGAGATTATGAAGGCGAAATTTCTGCACAGGGTGACACGGTCAATATCCAGGAAATCGGTGATGTCACGATTGGCGATTATACCAAAAACACGAACATGTCTGATCCCGAAACGCTGGACGGGGACACTCGCCAGCTGGTCATCACTCAGTCAAAGTTCTTTAACTTTCAGGTTGATGATGTCGACAAGGCTCAGCAGAATCCTAAAGTCATGGATGCGGCGATGCAGAAAGCAGGATATGGGCTTAGAAATGTAGCCGACAAGTTCATTGCAAGTCATTATACTGATGCCAGCAACACAATTGGTACAGACGCTGCTCCGTCATCTGTTGATAAAACGACCGCTTATGAAGCACTTGTCGATCTATCTACTAAACTGGATGAAGCTGATGTGCCAGAGCAGGGACGCTATGTAGTTATTCCACCATGGTATGAAGGGCTACTGCTGAAAGATGACCGCTTTGTGAAGTCGGGCGACATGAATTCAGCGATTCGTCTACTCAATGGTCAGGTTGGCCAAGCGGCAGGATTCAGCATCCTGAAATCGAACAATGCGCCACACATCCCAGCCGGTTCCGGTGTGTTGGATAATTATAAGATCATTGCCGGCCACGCTATGGCTCTTTCTTTTGCGGAACAGATCAACAGTGTTGAAGCGTACCGCCCAGAAAAGCGCTTTGCTGATGCAGTAAAAGGCCTTCACATGTACGGCTGCAAGACGGTACATCCTGAAGCACTTGCTGTGCTGAGTGCGGCTCGCCCGGCTTGA
- a CDS encoding phage minor head protein — protein sequence MTKDEAKQLVDYLTKYEDRIIRDIGRQYKTSLDKMIAELSRVYMKSGSDELSFADVNRFNDLARLENLVIQQADKLHQQNRSSVLGLLIAVYIYAFDAQKGSIETGVKKAIGRPFPLSDTPDAKVIRLMQSRPSSQVSKLLDALEKDDIRGLKLDPALERNRNMIIQDIKQALERGFIEKKGYTAMAKDIQNAFDMSFNRATTIAQTEGHRVRETASYDSAMNANAQGIKMQKSWMNMGDSRVRHRPGANHVVMEGQTREVDQSFDLGWGIQAQVPSQSGDPANDIRCRCIALYKIVGIDPSLNKLKKGMFSVD from the coding sequence ATGACAAAGGATGAAGCAAAACAGCTTGTCGATTACCTCACCAAGTACGAAGACCGAATCATTCGGGACATCGGCCGGCAGTATAAAACATCATTGGACAAGATGATTGCCGAACTCTCACGAGTCTACATGAAAAGCGGCAGTGACGAACTGAGCTTTGCCGACGTGAATCGATTTAACGATCTGGCCCGGCTTGAAAACCTGGTCATACAACAGGCTGATAAACTGCACCAGCAGAATCGGAGCTCTGTTCTGGGCCTGTTGATTGCCGTTTATATTTATGCCTTTGATGCTCAAAAGGGCAGTATTGAAACAGGTGTAAAAAAAGCCATTGGTCGACCATTCCCACTATCAGATACGCCTGATGCTAAGGTCATCCGGCTTATGCAGAGCAGGCCGAGCAGTCAGGTCAGCAAGCTTCTGGATGCGCTTGAAAAAGATGATATTCGAGGGTTGAAGCTGGATCCGGCTCTGGAACGAAATCGGAATATGATTATCCAGGACATTAAACAGGCCTTGGAGCGAGGATTCATCGAGAAAAAAGGCTATACTGCCATGGCGAAGGATATTCAGAATGCTTTTGATATGAGTTTCAACCGCGCGACAACAATTGCTCAGACCGAAGGGCACCGGGTCAGAGAGACAGCTTCATATGACAGTGCCATGAACGCGAACGCTCAAGGCATTAAGATGCAGAAATCATGGATGAATATGGGTGATAGCCGAGTTCGGCATCGCCCTGGGGCAAATCACGTGGTCATGGAAGGTCAGACTAGGGAAGTTGATCAATCATTTGATCTCGGATGGGGAATACAAGCCCAAGTGCCTTCCCAAAGTGGTGATCCGGCCAATGACATTAGGTGCCGCTGTATAGCGCTATATAAAATTGTCGGTATAGATCCTTCGCTGAACAAGCTCAAGAAAGGGATGTTCTCCGTTGACTGA
- a CDS encoding phage head-tail connector protein: MTDPNELMTLDELKTRLGIALDDTSQNAKLQSDLDDAVVEACDWCHRDFYDTNGNPSMPASIKKGIALMIKMDMNSDPADASVISETIGGMSQTFSSDPTLRYGRVYTLWRPYRKVHFV, encoded by the coding sequence TTGACTGATCCAAATGAATTAATGACGCTGGACGAACTGAAAACGCGGCTTGGTATTGCTTTAGATGATACCTCACAAAATGCCAAACTTCAGAGTGACCTAGATGATGCGGTGGTCGAAGCCTGTGACTGGTGTCATCGGGATTTTTACGATACAAATGGTAATCCAAGTATGCCGGCTTCGATCAAAAAAGGTATTGCTCTGATGATTAAGATGGATATGAATAGTGATCCAGCCGATGCTTCAGTTATCTCCGAAACGATCGGCGGTATGAGCCAGACCTTTTCTTCAGATCCGACATTACGATATGGACGTGTTTATACCCTATGGCGTCCCTATCGAAAAGTGCATTTTGTTTAA
- a CDS encoding LIC_12616 family protein, with the protein MIDYKAINTALINVIQNKFGHPVIVSNGTGPQPDYPFCTFNVITPYIPIGTGNNQPESLTETVEAVISFTWHAQKHADALNLAVQTAVMLKSASVRQILGDQGIVIVSVTNASARDTFLTVDTERNAGFDLRIRVVNVYEDVDVETIDTVSNPTNTN; encoded by the coding sequence ATGATTGATTACAAAGCAATCAACACAGCACTAATCAATGTGATCCAGAATAAGTTCGGTCATCCGGTTATCGTCAGTAACGGTACCGGCCCCCAGCCGGACTATCCATTCTGCACATTCAACGTGATTACACCTTATATTCCCATTGGCACCGGTAATAATCAGCCGGAATCATTGACTGAGACAGTTGAGGCAGTGATCTCATTTACTTGGCATGCTCAAAAGCATGCAGATGCCCTGAATCTCGCTGTGCAGACAGCAGTCATGTTGAAATCAGCATCTGTGCGTCAGATCCTAGGAGATCAGGGCATCGTCATTGTTAGCGTAACGAATGCCAGTGCGAGAGATACATTTCTCACGGTCGATACTGAGCGGAATGCCGGCTTTGATCTACGTATCAGAGTTGTTAATGTCTATGAAGACGTAGATGTTGAGACAATTGATACGGTATCGAATCCTACAAATACAAATTAA